AAGGGCTCACGATGCGTCCCGGCCCCCGTCCTCACCGTCAGCGGCCCCGGTCCGCCCCGCTCCTCACCGCTCCTCACCGCCAGCGACCCAGCGCCCGGATCATCCCCCGCTTTACGTGAGCGGGAGCGGAAGCGCGAGGGCTCGGTGGGTTGGGCCGTGGCTCAACGCAGCTGCCGCCGTGAGGGCAAGGCCGACAGGACCCTGGGCCGGGGGGTGCCGAACCGCACCACAGGAGGCGGCATAGTGACCGCAGATGGCGTGCTCGGCGTTCACCGATGGCAACAGTGATACTTCCACAGTTTGTGTTGGAGGAGTCCATTTTATTCTGTATTACGTACAGAGAATTGCCAGGTATTACCTCACCACAACTATGTTTTTGTAACAACTCAGTGATTTCATTGCACCTTTCTGTCAGATTCTGACCAACTTCCATTTAACCTGACAGCCCAAGACGACATCGACCTTTGAACACGAATCGGTGCAGTGGTGTGGTCTGCACTGCTGGCAGAAAAAGTTTCCTTTTCCGCTAAAGTGTGTCCAGAAATCTTTTTAGCATATAGATGAAATAGCATGTTCTTAATACTGTATTTACTACCTTTCTTGAAACGCGTTGCAGCACTGGTCTTGAGCTGGTTTATATTCACTCCATCTTCTACCACACTTGGtcaataaaaatagcaaaagccGGAACTAGGCACAGAGAATCTTTAAGTTTGGGCCAAATACTGGTCGTACCAAAGAAGTGTTACAAATGTTGTCAGAAACTAGCTAACTATTCTCATAATGGTGTGCCCTCACTCTACTACACTGTGTTTGCTTTAGGGCACAAATTGAAACAAAGTCAAGAATACTCACAAGAAGGCAAATCATCTTTGTGGCATAATACATGTTCAGTTTAATTTACATTATGTACCATCCAAGTTTCTTCACAGAGTGTAATTCCAAATTCCTGTATCGCCATGCAGGTGCTCATCATCCTTTGACCCATTAAGAACTGATGCCACTGCAGTTGCCAGTTGGTGACTTACATACTCAACACTGGAATTTCCAGCTgtaaaattaagtttttaataTGACATCAgttattttggcttttaaaCACCAAAACTTTTTTGTCACAGAATTcactaaataattttgaagtcATCTACAGTGAACTGAATTCGACTTTTGATTTTAGAGTGCTAATCTGCAATAATTAAAAGAACTATTGCAATACGACCAAACAGGCAGAAATACTGTGCAAATTACATTGCTAATAGTTTAAACATGCAGATAACATGTTCTACAAAATTTTTATATAagttttttcccagaaaagtttctcaaaccaaaaaagaaaaaaatattttgtcactAATTTTAAGCTAATTTAATTAGCTCAAAGGTTCTTTGTTTGGTTGAAGTGCCAATTCTGAACATGcaactgtaaaagaaaaagatatatgtatttatgtatatacaTGTATTCCTGGACATTAAATTCTCCTTTGACAAATAGTTCATGTAATAAAGGGCATGATGGTCCGGCAGGaatgaggaaaaacaaaccagcaaacaaacagaaaacccaatTACAaacctctcaaaaaaaaaaaaaaatcaaaaaacaacTTATCTGGAATTAATCCAGATAAGCCGTGCCCcttcacagccagcagcagtctTTTCTACTAAAAACTGCATGTGGTATGGTACTTACCTAACAAAAATcaaagagagggaagaaagaaacaggcaacttcaaaaagggaaaaaaacaatccaaaaaGATACAGAGAAAACTTCAAGTGTTATGAAAGAAATCAGGCCTTGTGGTTAAAATACAGAAGTGGAGTTACTTAACAGACACATTTCTTCTATTAATGATGTAGTATCCGTTTCCTTTTGAACTGGCACCTTAAGGACTGGAGACAAACTTCAGTTACAACAGCAGTCAAAATTTTTCTATAAAGCTAGAATTTCAAGTCATCAACAGATTTTTTAAGGACAAAGTAAGTCCTTGTGGACAGGAATCAAAATCTAAGTACTTATTAAAAACTCTGTCTACTGAATTTTACCTCCAGAGATGCCAGATTATTTAACTGTTATTGTAAGTGAAAACAGCATTGGGGTATTCACATTCTGAGCAGACAACAATGAAAAAGAATGATACCAAAAACTCACCAAGATTTCCTTTGTATGCAATACCATGCTGACCTAATAAAACTCTaagtttttctatttcttcagaAAGTTGCTTGTATtcctaagaaagaaaatatattaaaaatagtcCTCCCACTTTTCAAATACATACCTAGATTGGgagcttttaagaaaaaaatgcctcTGTGCACAGTTTTTACACCTCTTGGCTTTGAAGAACTTAAAATGCTTGTTCCAGGAACATAAAGcaaattttagaaaaagataCATGTCTGTGTTGCCAAAAGAGGAGCCAGCTTTTTTAGAGCCCAAGAGTAAAAATTAGAAATGCTTTCTGTAACTATTTCAAATCTGTCTTGTAACTAGCATTTTATCACAGAACAAATCTTAAGTTTGCCTCAGGACTACCCTTATTTTATAATTGTTGTAATTCTGCCATCTGGAAATTTGTAAATTCTTCAACTCTTGGCCTAGTAACTTCATGTTCTTGCTCTCAGCAGTTTCTGTTACCTTACAGCAGGCATTGCTTAGTTCTTTTGAGATTCAAAGCATGTCCCTGAAATCTCAGAGAAGCCCctattttttgctgtgttttggtgtTTACGTGAATAAAGACAGAGCAAAAGAATAAGTATTTAAGATTCTGTGTTTACCAAACCAGCCAATTTATGTCAATTAAGCTATGATGaagccagaaaaagaaatagaaactaTTAAATACTGTATTGATAATGAGTGAAAAAATAATCATGTGACTGTTCCAGCTCCTATGAGATCAAAACGGCGATCTTTACATTGAAGTATATTCAGCTTAACCATGGTTTTATTTGGTTATATTCATTAATTACTACGTGGTGTTTTGTCTTTGCTacctttttcaaataaaaacagCAACTGCTTC
Above is a window of Molothrus ater isolate BHLD 08-10-18 breed brown headed cowbird chromosome 16, BPBGC_Mater_1.1, whole genome shotgun sequence DNA encoding:
- the LOC118692474 gene encoding ubiquinol-cytochrome-c reductase complex assembly factor 4, with protein sequence MEVGQNLTERCNEITELLQKHSCGEVIPGNSLYVIQNKMDSSNTNCGSITVAIGERRARHLRSLCRLLWCGSAPPGPGSCRPCPHGGSCVEPRPNPPSPRASAPAHVKRGMIRALGRWRVRRAPCLPGPRRGLARRRNPEGAEGGGPIPFCGSKASPRFWSVSRSMGNDHERPSVRVLPLSVLSAELLLWCVFRENGETDERLEAVLFGQIVDSDTAQESSAPLQLLKEN